The Synchiropus splendidus isolate RoL2022-P1 chromosome 8, RoL_Sspl_1.0, whole genome shotgun sequence genome has a window encoding:
- the txndc17 gene encoding thioredoxin domain-containing protein 17 gives MAKYEEVNVHGYDEFCKAVSDRKGKDIFAYFSGDKDAQGKSWCPDCVKAEPIVRGEMAHLPDGAVFIYCQVGERAYWKDSSNEFKKTLKLTGVPTLLRYGTPQKLVEEECFKAELVRMMFTED, from the exons ATGGCTAAATACGAAGAAGTCAACGTACACGGCTATGACGAGTTCTGCAAAGCTGTTTCGGACAGGAAAGGCAAAGACATATTCGCTTACTTCTCCGGTGATAAAGACGCGCAAGGCAAGAGTTGGTGTCCCGACTGTGTGAAGG CTGAGCCGATCGTAAGAGGCGAGATGGCGCACCTTCCTGACGGAGCAGTCTTCATCTACTGTCAAGTTGGAGAGAGAGCCTA TTGGAAGGACTCAAGTAATGAATTTAAAAAGACCCTGAAGCTGACTGGTGTTCCCACTCTTCTGCGATATGGCACA CCTCAGaagttggtggaggaggagtgtTTCAAAGCCGAGCTGGTCAGGATGATGTTCACTGAAGACTGA